One window of Methanothermobacter thermautotrophicus genomic DNA carries:
- a CDS encoding PPC domain-containing DNA-binding protein, whose product MRAAEEDGVVVTGIGSLHRVRIRTADESDLMVRGPLEILSLQGTISRDGVHLHIAVADSEGRVTGGHLRGDCPVRTTAEVAVIPYKGVLRRVMDRRTGYRELIVID is encoded by the coding sequence ATGAGGGCAGCTGAAGAGGATGGGGTTGTGGTGACGGGTATAGGGAGCCTCCACAGGGTCAGGATACGGACGGCTGATGAATCAGACCTCATGGTCAGGGGTCCCCTTGAGATACTTTCACTGCAGGGAACCATCTCACGTGATGGGGTGCACCTCCACATTGCAGTCGCCGATTCAGAGGGCAGGGTTACAGGGGGCCACCTCAGGGGGGACTGCCCGGTGAGGACAACTGCAGAGGTCGCAGTGATCCCATATAAAGGGGTGCTGCGGAGGGTGATGGACAGGAGGACAGGGTACAGGGAACTCATTGTCATTGATTGA
- a CDS encoding energy-converting hydrogenase B subunit P — protein sequence MKMVIRPRHMISLGGYIVELEFPYRNLIVVNPTDEHIKIEVPVFNEEWIEEHRKLGLKIVPVGDDDNYLSLWRKEKALLEASD from the coding sequence ATGAAGATGGTTATAAGACCAAGGCACATGATAAGCCTCGGAGGGTACATAGTTGAACTTGAGTTCCCCTACCGTAACCTCATAGTTGTAAACCCCACCGATGAGCACATAAAGATAGAGGTCCCTGTATTCAATGAGGAATGGATAGAGGAGCACCGCAAGCTTGGACTTAAAATAGTGCCAGTGGGGGATGATGATAACTACCTGAGCCTCTGGAGGAAGGAGAAAGCCCTCCTTGAGGCATCAGATTGA
- a CDS encoding Dna2/Cas4 domain-containing protein, protein MSVAVSMISEFMFCPIKLYLREVLGVREPMKPYAVNLRKVYLDFRAAAESRTRKLEDDVGVEELEAMLMEDLERILGDLDEDERDPIAEPMLFEVRAMALRIGRSMALLRGQCDRAASLIFPPLIRDYPIYDPSIELHGRVSMEISGGSYYPLKFRTSLPPASGVWPSDSLEITAHAILVEREFETEVMVAFIDYMLPAERRPVVIDYRRREYLFDVLDEIRRITDDGEVPSVDVNPSRCAGCSLAEVCAREGPC, encoded by the coding sequence ATGTCGGTTGCAGTATCCATGATATCAGAATTCATGTTCTGCCCCATCAAGCTGTACCTCAGGGAGGTCCTCGGGGTGAGGGAACCCATGAAACCTTATGCAGTAAACCTCAGGAAGGTCTACCTCGACTTCCGGGCGGCTGCAGAGAGCAGGACACGGAAACTGGAAGATGATGTTGGGGTGGAGGAACTGGAAGCAATGCTGATGGAGGATCTTGAGAGGATCCTGGGGGACCTTGATGAAGATGAACGGGATCCTATAGCTGAACCAATGCTCTTTGAGGTGAGGGCCATGGCACTGCGCATAGGAAGGTCCATGGCCCTCCTAAGGGGCCAGTGCGACAGGGCTGCCTCCCTCATCTTCCCTCCCCTCATCAGGGACTACCCCATATATGACCCATCAATTGAGCTGCATGGCCGTGTCAGCATGGAGATAAGTGGCGGATCATACTATCCCCTGAAGTTCAGGACATCACTGCCTCCTGCAAGTGGAGTATGGCCCTCTGACAGCCTTGAAATAACGGCCCATGCAATCCTGGTTGAGAGGGAATTTGAAACAGAGGTCATGGTAGCCTTCATAGACTACATGCTACCGGCAGAAAGGCGGCCGGTTGTGATAGACTACCGGAGGAGGGAGTACCTCTTTGATGTGCTTGACGAGATAAGGAGGATAACCGATGATGGAGAGGTACCATCAGTGGATGTGAATCCCTCAAGGTGTGCCGGTTGCAGCCTTGCAGAGGTCTGCGCAAGGGAGGGGCCATGCTGA
- a CDS encoding DNA polymerase subunit beta has product MRARIRDFIHTTDDLFFAVTSYLHPAGRIISFLRYIPDMDGERSLDSARYSKVSSEVAYRFLADAHPEYLHHYDELGVRMMGVPHNKVGEILRPEKRLENIMESPSDPLLQKSVKIADALHDATGIPYRYMGVSGSILPGLYDPENSDIDFVVYGLKNHRLAMDAFGELKDDPSSPLMGLDEELLRRVYSKRIVDDTLSFREFCWYEMRKNNRGMIDGTLFDILATRDWSEIEGSWGDTTYEPHGSITIECTVVDALEAFDNPSRYLVDDVNVIEGPEVDIGEVVSFTHTYAGQAREGERIIARGKLERFMGKSEGYRVVVGTTREAMNEFIKLKDLKIE; this is encoded by the coding sequence ATGAGAGCCAGAATCCGTGACTTCATACACACCACTGATGACCTTTTCTTTGCTGTGACCTCATACCTCCATCCTGCCGGGAGGATCATATCATTTTTACGTTACATACCCGACATGGATGGTGAAAGATCACTGGACTCTGCAAGATACTCGAAGGTCAGCTCGGAGGTGGCATACCGTTTCCTTGCGGATGCACACCCAGAGTACCTTCACCACTATGATGAGCTTGGGGTTAGGATGATGGGCGTGCCCCACAACAAGGTAGGGGAGATACTGAGGCCTGAAAAACGTCTGGAGAATATAATGGAGTCGCCATCAGATCCCCTTCTCCAGAAGTCTGTTAAAATAGCAGATGCACTCCACGATGCAACCGGAATCCCCTACAGGTACATGGGCGTATCTGGATCCATACTGCCAGGACTCTATGACCCTGAGAACTCCGACATTGACTTCGTTGTCTATGGACTGAAAAACCACCGGCTGGCCATGGATGCCTTCGGTGAACTGAAGGATGACCCATCATCACCCCTAATGGGCCTTGATGAAGAGCTACTCCGGAGGGTTTACAGTAAGAGGATCGTTGACGACACCCTATCCTTCAGGGAGTTCTGCTGGTATGAGATGCGCAAGAACAACCGGGGAATGATAGACGGAACCCTGTTCGACATCCTTGCAACCAGGGACTGGAGTGAAATAGAGGGTTCCTGGGGCGATACAACCTATGAGCCCCATGGGAGCATAACCATTGAGTGCACAGTCGTGGATGCCCTTGAGGCCTTTGACAACCCATCAAGGTACCTTGTGGATGATGTTAATGTGATTGAAGGCCCTGAGGTTGATATAGGGGAGGTGGTGTCCTTCACCCACACCTATGCTGGTCAGGCCAGGGAGGGGGAGCGCATAATTGCAAGGGGTAAACTTGAGAGGTTCATGGGAAAATCAGAGGGCTACAGGGTAGTTGTTGGGACAACCAGAGAGGCCATGAATGAATTCATAAAGCTGAAGGATCTCAAAATTGAGTAA
- a CDS encoding 6-pyruvoyl tetrahydropterin synthase/6-carboxytetrahydropterin synthase family protein, with product MKIVINGIHANLRFSAAHMIPEHESCGCIHGHSYIVDVKVEGKRSGKHGFVADFKDVKDIVRRICNEFDHKLLIPLRNPLINFTSTSRAVKFEIAGKKYTIPEEDCCLLDLESSSAEELSRYFASTLFKELSSRYDISSVEVCVNEGIGQGAVYTISR from the coding sequence ATGAAGATAGTTATAAATGGAATACACGCAAACCTGAGGTTTTCAGCTGCCCATATGATACCTGAACATGAATCGTGTGGCTGCATACACGGCCACTCCTATATAGTTGACGTTAAGGTTGAGGGGAAGAGGAGTGGGAAGCATGGCTTTGTAGCTGATTTCAAGGATGTTAAGGATATAGTCAGACGAATATGCAATGAATTTGACCATAAACTCCTGATACCCCTCAGGAACCCCCTGATAAACTTCACATCCACCAGCAGAGCAGTTAAATTTGAAATAGCAGGTAAGAAGTACACCATACCCGAGGAGGACTGCTGCCTCCTTGACCTTGAATCCAGCTCTGCAGAGGAACTTTCAAGGTACTTCGCATCAACACTCTTCAAGGAACTGAGCAGCAGGTATGATATATCCTCTGTTGAGGTCTGTGTGAATGAGGGTATAGGACAGGGGGCCGTATACACAATATCCAGGTGA
- a CDS encoding homoserine dehydrogenase, with product MNIGLIGFGTIGAGVVEIFNTNHDIIRKKTGMDLRLRRVVDLDIESDRGVEIDPGILSTDADDILEDPEIDIVIELIGGYEPALSFILKAIENGKHVVTANKALLARHWDEIMGAAREKGVRVAFEASVGGGIPVLRALNESLAANRIESIYGIINGTANYILTRMASEGMEFDDVLREAQRLGYAERDPTFDIEGHDTAQKLIILTLLGFGVHVPENELHVEGISSIRRDDIEYAAEELGCSVKLLATARLSDGELELGVTPTLVPHDHLLSSVNGVFNGIYITGDFTGPVMFYGKGAGRRATASAVVADCMDIAVNPEGSMPTGPGVRVVESVRDFSRTSSRYYIRLDAVDRAGVLHEIAGAFSRHGISIESVTQKGAHEGETVPIYIVTHEAAEGDVQEALSEISDIQWVMGEPLRLRML from the coding sequence GTGAACATAGGACTCATAGGATTTGGAACCATAGGGGCAGGTGTGGTGGAAATATTCAACACCAACCATGATATCATAAGGAAAAAGACTGGAATGGACTTGAGGCTCAGGAGGGTCGTTGACCTTGACATTGAAAGCGACCGTGGCGTTGAAATAGACCCCGGAATCCTTTCAACCGACGCAGATGACATACTCGAGGACCCTGAAATAGACATCGTCATAGAACTCATAGGTGGCTATGAACCCGCCCTTAGCTTCATACTGAAGGCCATAGAGAATGGTAAGCACGTCGTAACAGCCAACAAGGCCCTCCTTGCAAGGCACTGGGATGAAATAATGGGTGCTGCCAGGGAGAAGGGTGTGAGGGTTGCATTTGAGGCCAGTGTTGGCGGTGGTATACCTGTCCTCCGGGCCCTCAACGAGTCCCTTGCAGCCAACAGGATAGAATCAATATATGGGATAATAAACGGTACTGCCAATTACATACTGACCAGGATGGCCTCAGAGGGCATGGAATTTGATGATGTTCTGAGGGAGGCCCAGAGGCTTGGATATGCTGAAAGGGATCCCACATTTGACATAGAGGGCCATGACACCGCACAGAAGCTAATAATACTCACACTCCTTGGTTTTGGTGTCCATGTACCAGAGAATGAACTCCACGTTGAGGGTATAAGCAGCATACGGAGGGATGACATTGAATATGCTGCTGAAGAGCTTGGATGCAGTGTGAAGCTCCTTGCAACAGCCAGGCTCAGTGATGGTGAACTGGAGCTGGGCGTTACACCCACGCTGGTACCCCACGACCACCTCCTCTCCTCGGTGAACGGTGTCTTCAACGGAATATACATCACAGGGGACTTCACAGGGCCAGTCATGTTCTATGGTAAGGGTGCTGGCAGGAGGGCGACTGCAAGTGCAGTTGTCGCGGATTGCATGGATATTGCAGTCAACCCTGAGGGATCAATGCCCACAGGCCCCGGTGTCAGGGTTGTTGAGTCAGTTCGGGACTTCTCCAGAACATCCTCAAGGTACTACATAAGGCTTGATGCCGTCGACAGGGCAGGAGTTCTCCATGAGATAGCCGGGGCCTTCAGCAGACACGGTATAAGCATAGAATCTGTGACCCAGAAGGGTGCCCATGAGGGCGAGACTGTGCCCATATACATCGTAACCCATGAGGCAGCAGAGGGGGATGTGCAGGAGGCGCTGTCTGAGATATCAGATATCCAGTGGGTGATGGGTGAACCCCTGCGCCTCAGGATGCTCTAA
- a CDS encoding DUF366 family protein, with translation MIYEHLEDPLLYDGSQIEPAWALSELGIKGSSIITWIGPMDVKNIVDYEDVELEIRSEEVLHFIVEHFDEQPSSLRLAYHRQRILVMLLMEELMRIGVRTRREGDDLYIGSSKLTVSIATASVSSMKIHLGINIHERGTPEDVDTIGLMDEKPKLSDDDIKAIAENVAMAYIHEIDSIEEDIAKTRIF, from the coding sequence ATGATATATGAGCACCTTGAAGATCCTCTCCTCTATGATGGGAGTCAGATAGAACCTGCATGGGCCCTCAGTGAACTGGGAATAAAGGGCTCAAGCATAATAACGTGGATAGGCCCCATGGATGTGAAGAATATAGTGGATTATGAGGATGTTGAACTTGAGATAAGGTCTGAGGAGGTCCTCCATTTCATTGTTGAGCACTTCGATGAGCAGCCATCCAGCCTGAGGCTTGCATACCACAGGCAGAGGATTCTTGTGATGCTGCTCATGGAGGAACTCATGAGAATTGGTGTGCGGACAAGGAGAGAGGGGGATGATCTCTACATAGGTTCATCAAAGCTCACGGTTTCAATAGCAACGGCCTCTGTGTCCAGCATGAAGATACACCTCGGCATCAACATCCATGAGAGGGGGACACCCGAGGATGTTGATACCATCGGACTCATGGATGAAAAGCCTAAACTTTCGGATGATGACATTAAGGCAATAGCTGAGAATGTTGCAATGGCATATATACATGAGATTGATTCCATTGAGGAAGATATAGCCAAGACAAGGATCTTTTAG
- a CDS encoding DUF5612 domain-containing protein: MSSVALSIKTVERPGVLSEITGMIASRNINITYAHLYVERDGHGAIYMELEDIDDRESLIDELKSSSTVLDVKIHRSLEEIYGKRIIIIGGGAQVSQVAMGAISEADRHNIRGERISIDTIPLVGEEELAEAVRAVGRLPRVAALVLAGSLMGGEITRAVEMVKREHDITVISLNMPGSVTDVADLVVTDPIQAGVMSVMAVADTAVFSIEKVRGKKF; this comes from the coding sequence ATGAGTTCAGTGGCTCTTAGTATAAAGACAGTTGAGAGGCCCGGGGTTCTGAGTGAGATAACCGGCATGATAGCATCAAGGAATATAAACATCACCTACGCCCACCTCTACGTTGAAAGGGATGGTCATGGCGCAATATACATGGAACTTGAGGATATAGATGACCGGGAGTCCCTCATTGATGAGTTGAAATCCTCCAGCACGGTACTGGATGTGAAGATACACAGGTCACTTGAGGAGATCTATGGTAAGAGGATAATTATAATTGGTGGGGGAGCCCAGGTGTCCCAGGTTGCAATGGGTGCCATCAGTGAGGCCGACCGGCACAACATCAGGGGTGAACGCATAAGCATCGACACCATACCCCTTGTGGGGGAGGAGGAGCTTGCAGAGGCTGTGAGGGCTGTTGGGAGACTCCCGAGGGTGGCGGCGCTGGTACTTGCAGGGTCCCTCATGGGTGGTGAAATCACGAGGGCCGTTGAGATGGTTAAGAGGGAACATGATATTACGGTTATAAGCCTCAACATGCCAGGGAGCGTCACCGATGTGGCTGACCTCGTTGTAACGGACCCCATACAGGCAGGGGTGATGAGTGTCATGGCGGTGGCTGATACTGCTGTTTTCAGCATTGAAAAGGTAAGGGGTAAAAAATTTTAG
- a CDS encoding 7-carboxy-7-deazaguanine synthase QueE, with protein sequence MRAPIVEVFSSIQGEGLLVGKRQVFVRFAGCNLNCSYCDTPESRDPAAGRLLTVPELKDIVEGLITPDFHSISITGGEPLLYPDFICEFLEEIPHRTLLETNGSLPRNAEMISHLLDYASVDIKMAEHFSDNLGSNTTESDISGPGDVIEREIQVINILISRGVDTYCKVVVMPTTGADYMGALAKRVLEGVDEPEKLSMVIQPCSPPEQWAQYTPRLLEMSQEAGKYMDVYVIPQMHRALGLR encoded by the coding sequence ATGAGGGCACCCATCGTGGAGGTCTTCAGCAGCATACAGGGCGAGGGCCTCCTTGTGGGAAAGAGGCAGGTCTTTGTGAGGTTCGCAGGCTGTAACCTCAACTGCAGCTACTGTGACACGCCAGAGAGCAGGGACCCTGCAGCCGGAAGGCTCTTAACAGTACCTGAACTTAAAGATATTGTTGAAGGGCTCATAACACCAGATTTTCATTCAATAAGCATTACAGGGGGCGAACCCCTCCTGTACCCTGATTTTATCTGCGAATTCCTTGAGGAGATTCCTCACAGGACCCTTCTCGAGACCAACGGCTCCCTACCACGCAACGCAGAGATGATATCCCACCTCCTTGACTACGCCTCAGTTGATATAAAAATGGCTGAACATTTTTCAGACAATTTAGGATCCAATACTACAGAATCCGATATATCCGGTCCTGGAGACGTCATTGAACGGGAGATTCAAGTCATAAACATATTAATATCAAGAGGTGTAGATACATATTGTAAGGTGGTTGTGATGCCCACAACAGGGGCGGACTACATGGGGGCCCTGGCAAAGAGGGTCCTTGAAGGCGTTGATGAACCGGAAAAACTTTCAATGGTTATACAGCCATGCAGTCCCCCTGAGCAGTGGGCTCAATACACTCCTCGCCTGCTGGAAATGTCCCAGGAAGCCGGAAAGTATATGGATGTTTACGTGATACCACAGATGCATAGGGCCCTTGGCCTTAGATAG
- a CDS encoding CBS domain-containing protein translates to MEMETKVTVHDAMTSNVITADPGISVAEAASIMTEKKVGSIIVKSNSEPEGLITESDIIRKVVSRDLHASKVTVGEVMTRNLISIEPERELSEAARLMAKNSIRRLPVVKDGALVGILTSSDVMMVAPELTEILVENARIEENRVQIPEGERSVPGVCEICGNFEEYLEEYDGKYICEECKEDLEGE, encoded by the coding sequence ATGGAAATGGAAACAAAGGTTACAGTCCATGATGCCATGACATCGAATGTTATAACAGCCGACCCTGGCATCAGCGTTGCAGAAGCAGCATCAATAATGACCGAGAAGAAGGTTGGAAGCATCATCGTCAAGAGCAACTCCGAACCAGAAGGACTCATCACAGAGAGTGACATCATAAGGAAGGTTGTTTCCAGGGACCTGCACGCCAGCAAGGTTACAGTGGGGGAGGTGATGACCCGCAACCTCATAAGCATAGAACCCGAGAGGGAGCTCAGCGAAGCAGCCAGGTTAATGGCCAAGAACAGCATAAGGAGACTTCCGGTGGTCAAGGACGGGGCACTTGTCGGGATTCTGACGTCATCTGACGTCATGATGGTGGCCCCGGAACTCACAGAGATCCTTGTTGAGAATGCGAGGATCGAAGAGAACAGGGTGCAGATCCCTGAAGGTGAGAGGTCAGTGCCGGGTGTCTGTGAGATATGCGGCAACTTTGAGGAGTACCTTGAGGAGTACGATGGTAAATACATATGTGAGGAGTGTAAAGAGGACCTAGAGGGTGAATGA
- a CDS encoding CBS domain-containing protein: MNDLFVRDVMTLNPVSVSLETAATRVRSILRDEEFRCVPVVDGEKLRGIITRGDVLNITATKSNLEARGIMERPRLILTPEMDAMKAAADLVRAGEIQAPVVESTESMKLVGIVSTIDFISGFIENGYEPVKSPVIEIMTPEPVTCQHSDPVSAVWDKMDESGFSGLPVMKNGKLIGIITRKDLIRYGHARIHRESGDVRSAAVEKIMKTPPVAITPDTPSEKAAFLMLDRDIGRIPVVENPVFIKSDPSMVKEADLLGIVSREDVLKAYIK, encoded by the coding sequence GTGAATGATTTGTTTGTAAGAGACGTAATGACATTAAATCCTGTCTCAGTCTCACTTGAAACCGCCGCCACGAGAGTAAGATCTATTTTAAGGGATGAAGAGTTCAGATGCGTCCCTGTGGTTGACGGGGAAAAACTGAGGGGTATTATAACCCGGGGTGATGTCCTTAACATCACAGCGACAAAGTCCAACCTTGAGGCAAGGGGCATAATGGAAAGGCCAAGGCTGATCCTGACCCCTGAAATGGATGCAATGAAGGCTGCAGCCGACCTGGTGAGGGCCGGTGAAATACAGGCCCCTGTGGTTGAGTCCACAGAGAGCATGAAACTTGTGGGGATAGTCAGCACCATAGACTTCATCTCAGGGTTCATTGAAAACGGATATGAACCCGTCAAGAGTCCAGTGATCGAAATAATGACACCTGAACCTGTCACCTGCCAGCACAGCGATCCTGTATCAGCAGTATGGGATAAGATGGATGAATCAGGATTTTCAGGGCTGCCAGTGATGAAGAACGGCAAACTGATAGGTATCATAACAAGGAAGGACCTCATAAGGTACGGCCATGCCCGGATTCACAGGGAGTCCGGTGATGTGAGGTCAGCGGCGGTTGAGAAGATAATGAAGACACCACCTGTGGCCATAACGCCCGATACGCCTTCTGAAAAAGCTGCTTTTCTTATGCTGGATAGGGACATCGGTAGAATCCCTGTTGTTGAGAATCCGGTGTTCATAAAAAGTGACCCCAGCATGGTGAAGGAAGCCGATCTTCTGGGCATAGTGTCCAGGGAGGACGTCCTCAAAGCATATATCAAGTGA
- a CDS encoding CBS domain-containing protein yields MDIGSIMTDEVVVMDETQQVAYARNLMLRHGISRVVVVDADGKPVGIVTETDITRKLRVNGPDWKRRPIDKISIRRVMTENPITVNIGDTPRDAADLMLRKDVGSLLVMDGEELAGIVTKKDLLRFFKDRCAGRWKVRDLMTEDVKTVTPNHTLSHVISVMEENNISRVVVTDNGTVEGIITSENLSFATFEDPERGIPVERIYFISRTSEDKKRVRTIAMLTAGDIMTENVITVEPSVDASEAASIMLENSISGLPVVEDGELVGIITKTDIISGIQ; encoded by the coding sequence GTGGATATAGGGAGCATAATGACAGATGAAGTCGTCGTCATGGATGAAACACAGCAGGTTGCCTATGCAAGGAACCTCATGCTGAGACACGGGATAAGCAGGGTCGTGGTTGTTGACGCGGATGGTAAACCGGTCGGTATAGTTACTGAGACAGATATAACCAGGAAACTCCGTGTTAACGGTCCCGACTGGAAGAGGAGACCAATAGATAAGATCTCCATAAGGAGGGTGATGACAGAGAACCCCATAACCGTGAATATTGGCGACACCCCACGGGATGCAGCTGACCTCATGCTGAGGAAGGATGTGGGGTCCCTCCTTGTAATGGATGGGGAGGAACTTGCAGGCATAGTGACCAAGAAGGACCTTCTCAGGTTCTTCAAGGACAGATGCGCCGGCAGATGGAAGGTCAGGGACCTCATGACAGAGGACGTTAAAACGGTAACACCAAACCACACACTCTCCCATGTAATAAGCGTCATGGAGGAGAACAACATCTCAAGGGTGGTTGTGACAGACAATGGCACAGTTGAGGGGATAATAACCTCAGAGAACCTCTCATTCGCAACCTTTGAGGACCCGGAGAGAGGCATACCCGTCGAGAGGATCTACTTCATAAGCAGGACCTCGGAGGATAAGAAGAGGGTCCGGACCATTGCAATGCTAACCGCGGGGGACATAATGACCGAGAACGTGATAACGGTTGAACCATCAGTTGATGCATCTGAGGCAGCAAGCATCATGCTTGAAAACAGTATAAGCGGCCTCCCTGTGGTTGAAGATGGTGAACTGGTGGGAATAATAACCAAAACAGATATAATAAGCGGAATCCAGTAG
- a CDS encoding CBS domain-containing protein produces the protein MRKKDTINLVKSRDRGPVEFESRNFDHEGDVMAIARKEVISIPQTATIKEAAEIMVKNKFRRLPITNPGTGKLQGIVTAMDILDFLGGGDKSKIIDKKYDDNFLAAVNESVKSIMTRDVISITTRDSIADAVSMMLENSVGALPVVDDDEKIAGIVSERDFVLLMAGVFNDEVTEEHMTADVISTTPGTPIEGASKIMVRNRLRRIPVIGEERKTPHPEEEKIVGIVTSTDILEFLGRNQAFNAMKTNSAEEVLSTPVNEIMETRVCTVTSTTPLGRVCELMEKHGIGGLPVVDYGNLTGIITESDLLRAIAG, from the coding sequence ATGAGAAAAAAAGACACCATAAACCTGGTAAAGTCTAGGGACCGTGGTCCCGTCGAATTCGAGAGCAGAAACTTCGACCATGAAGGCGATGTGATGGCCATCGCCAGGAAGGAAGTTATTTCCATACCACAGACAGCCACCATCAAGGAAGCAGCGGAGATAATGGTTAAGAACAAATTCAGGAGGCTTCCAATAACAAACCCAGGGACAGGTAAGCTCCAGGGGATAGTTACGGCCATGGATATCCTGGACTTTTTAGGAGGGGGAGATAAATCCAAGATCATCGATAAGAAATATGATGATAACTTCCTTGCAGCTGTCAATGAATCAGTTAAAAGTATCATGACACGTGACGTTATCAGCATAACCACCAGGGATTCAATTGCAGATGCAGTGAGCATGATGCTTGAGAACAGTGTCGGTGCGCTACCAGTAGTTGATGATGACGAGAAGATAGCTGGAATAGTATCTGAGAGGGACTTCGTACTTCTCATGGCAGGGGTGTTCAATGATGAGGTGACAGAGGAGCACATGACAGCAGATGTGATAAGCACAACACCAGGCACACCCATAGAGGGCGCTTCAAAGATAATGGTCAGGAACAGGCTAAGGAGGATCCCTGTTATTGGTGAAGAGAGAAAAACCCCACACCCGGAGGAGGAAAAAATCGTCGGGATAGTGACATCCACTGACATACTCGAGTTCCTTGGAAGGAACCAGGCCTTCAATGCAATGAAAACCAACAGTGCCGAGGAGGTCCTCTCAACACCTGTAAACGAGATCATGGAGACACGGGTCTGCACGGTAACATCAACAACACCCCTGGGAAGGGTATGTGAGCTCATGGAGAAACATGGAATAGGAGGACTTCCCGTGGTGGACTATGGAAACCTGACAGGAATAATAACTGAAAGCGATTTACTGAGGGCAATAGCCGGGTAG
- a CDS encoding CBS domain-containing protein, with amino-acid sequence MIIKNIMSEDPICIDKDQNICDALRLMGKRNVSRLLVINTNSDHERELVGIVTEKDIALKLGSSRYGNMAPSHFHVSTVMTQELITADPDMDAGNAANMMLENNIGSLPVLRDDEIVGIVTKSDLLDICRGRAYERYTAADVMSTEMITVSPAERVVHARRMMIEAGIGRLLVMEEDELAGILTARDMTRAVINFRKLVPDRHKPSRIRNLLVEDIMKQNVRTVAEDTPVTEVASLMLETGYGGFPVTNQKVEGIVTKTDILDLMVEIEGVF; translated from the coding sequence ATGATAATCAAAAACATCATGTCAGAGGATCCCATCTGCATTGATAAGGACCAGAACATATGCGACGCCCTGAGACTCATGGGTAAAAGGAACGTCTCAAGGCTCCTTGTTATAAACACCAACAGCGACCATGAGAGGGAACTCGTTGGGATAGTTACCGAGAAGGACATAGCACTCAAACTCGGATCCTCAAGGTATGGCAACATGGCACCATCCCACTTCCACGTCTCAACGGTCATGACACAGGAACTCATAACAGCAGACCCTGATATGGATGCCGGAAACGCGGCAAACATGATGCTCGAGAACAACATCGGAAGCCTCCCTGTTCTCAGGGACGATGAAATCGTGGGTATAGTTACAAAGTCAGACCTCCTGGACATCTGCAGGGGAAGGGCCTATGAGAGGTACACTGCAGCCGATGTCATGAGCACAGAGATGATAACTGTGTCCCCGGCAGAGAGGGTTGTCCATGCGAGGAGGATGATGATCGAAGCCGGCATAGGCCGTCTGCTTGTCATGGAGGAGGATGAACTTGCAGGCATACTCACAGCCAGGGACATGACAAGGGCTGTTATAAACTTCAGGAAGCTCGTCCCTGACAGGCACAAGCCCTCAAGGATAAGGAACCTCCTGGTGGAGGATATAATGAAGCAGAACGTGAGGACAGTTGCGGAGGATACCCCGGTAACTGAAGTGGCATCACTCATGCTGGAGACAGGTTACGGAGGATTCCCTGTAACCAACCAGAAAGTTGAGGGCATAGTAACAAAGACAGACATCCTTGACCTCATGGTTGAGATAGAGGGTGTCTTCTAA